In the genome of Ammoniphilus sp. CFH 90114, the window AAAAGAAAAGTTTAAAGAAGAGTGCTTATTAGCTAAAGAAAGATTTCAAATCATTCTACAAAACAATGTTTGCCCATGGGATGAAGTTACAACTAAGACACTAGAAGAATACTTTCAAGGACAACGAAATTACAGCTTAAGTGAAATTGGAAAAACTTATGGTCAAATTAAACGCATTATTGTAAAGGAAATAAAAAGACTGGCTAACGATACTTATAAGAAGCATTGGGACTATAAACAATCAGGTTATGAGCCAATTGAAGTTTCGGGTATAGGTGTCCTGAAATTAACAGCAAGGTCAGAAAATGCGTTGCTAAGGTATGGCGTTAAGACGATTGGAGATCTCGTTAAAATTGATCGTGACAGACTACTAAGATACAGAAATCTTGGGGCTAAAAGTGCGGATGAAATAGAAGAAAAACTATTGGGATTTAACCTTAAGCTAAGTAGTAATAAAGAGTGAAAAATGACAAACCAATTAATGGAAAAT includes:
- a CDS encoding DNA-directed RNA polymerase subunit alpha C-terminal domain-containing protein, yielding MRSVRKLRSKTKIYDWKAEQKKLKKEKFKEECLLAKERFQIILQNNVCPWDEVTTKTLEEYFQGQRNYSLSEIGKTYGQIKRIIVKEIKRLANDTYKKHWDYKQSGYEPIEVSGIGVLKLTARSENALLRYGVKTIGDLVKIDRDRLLRYRNLGAKSADEIEEKLLGFNLKLSSNKE